The Ostrea edulis chromosome 1, xbOstEdul1.1, whole genome shotgun sequence genomic sequence AGAGCTCACCTGATTTTCTTACTGAAGAATTAAAAGACCGAATCTGCGCTACTTGGCGCTACCTAATGTGTGATCGTTTGAAACAATGTCAGCCTCCTAGGCTGAGAAGAGCTGTTTAACAAGGAGCCCTTTCCAAAATATTCCTACATACCCAATTTCCATTCAAGCATTATGTTTGCTAaagtaagaaaagaaaaaagaagaaaacagcTGACGTTGTATCCGTATACATTTATCGGTTATGTTTTGTGGTGAAACATAAAGCGGTTCGTGGACTTTTGGTTGAAAACACTGAAGTTGACGTCGATCGTACaagattgtatcttgtttaacgttcctctcgagaatttttcactcatatggaggtcgatcatacaagatacacactgcatttgaaatatttcatgaagcACAAAGATTCCAATTAACTCTTAAACAAatataactgccctaagtgaagaaatatttaatataaagcgcAGAGTAAGTCACTATATATGGATACCCACTCCCGCCCTTACCCGAAGTTGAACTCATGACCTGCGGAAACAAATCTAACAGCGTGTGACCAGTGCGGTAGACCGCTCGatcatctaggcaagtcaaaaacatgctttcattttgtttctcgAAAAGCTCCTTCTTTTAGTTAAAGTATTGTtcttaatgatatcaataagaATGCTTGTTTGGTTGATAATTTAAAGTCAAAAAGCTTTCTGAGAAGCCAAATGCATGTTTactaaaaacaaatttcaaattttccgattttggatttttttctaCTGCTAACAGAGATAAGAACATTAACCGCATAATTCAAACCCGGGACAAGGAACATGCGAAAATAGATTAACAAcgagtaagtgttgatttcctgcGACATTAATGTTAAATTTGTGGAAATAACTTGTCTGTTAAGTAAATCCAGGAATATTTGAGTTGAAACTTCGATTGAAGTGTAAACCGTCACGGGTTCCGGCATTTAAACGTTTTCcaaaatcaaaacatgaaggtttgcgaagagaagtggatgtaggctatgcctgtccacCTATCTAAAGAGAATACCTTAACCCTCAGATGCTTACTTTGAACAGAAAGACTTATATCACATAAAAAAACCTCTGTATTTCTGGAGAGGTTATATCCATAATTGTATTCTCTATTAATGACAACTGCAATCCCTTTATGCTCACTGACCTGTATCACTTGTGACTTCTATGCttgaacatatacatgtaacttctaATGAATAAGAGAAACTCAGATGTAAGCCAAATGTGTGTCTCTTACCAAAAAATATGTCTGAAACAGTCTGAATCAAGTGTGTATCGTCCAACTTCTCCAGGACAGCCTCATCCCCCTCATTCTCTGCTTCGTGTCTGGCGATTAGCATACTGTCTATAAAATCTCTATTTACACCTATCAAAGattagtaaaatattttgtcaatatatcTATTAACAAAAGAGATTCTTCATACAGTTGAATGAGGAAAATGTTTGTCGCCCCCGAAAATATACGACAAAAATACTCGTATGACGTCTGTGGGCTTCTTTTcgtaagaaatattcaaaagagaaactaaaataaaaaccatatttgaaaactttcaaatatcaaaacctGGCTCAAATGTATCCATGTGTTGTTTGAATTTAGTCCGTAGGATTTTCAAGATCTGATCCGTCGTATCTCTAAAGCTCCTCCAGCCAGCTGTGGTGTATATGTCTTTTAGATATGGAACAACATCTTCCAGTAATCCAACTGTGAGACACCGGTTCAAATCCTCACCCAATTCAAGCAATTTCTTCACTTCTGGGTCATCAATAGGCCGTCTGTTCATCAACAAAGTGAAATGTACAACTTCATGTgctatacaatgtatgtacaccGTAATTGTCGGAGTATTCTGTCACACCGTAAGGCCTAACGATTTCAAAATCTTATACTAAACTTAGACTGATAAATATTGGATtatcatttatttgaaatataaaaagtaAGAACTAGAAACAGGTTTACTTTTCCCCAAAGCAAATAGTATATAGTTgatgaaaaatcattaaatccACATAATCTTTGAAGATAAATGGATCTTTCTGCTCTGTCATTTTATTCAGGAACTTATTCATGTTGTCCTGTATCATGTTGTCAAGTAGATCTCCTTGTAAATAACGtctgaaatacaaaatgaaatgacaCGAATATTTTCTTCTCAACGTTGTTTTAGTGCTCGTTATCATAGTGTTCAGGAACTAGTCGCACATTCAGcgttagttaaatatatatatatgcataatcACATATTCCCGTCATTTGAATCTATGGTCAAGCATGAGTAACACTTTAAATCTTTGATAAAACTTGCATGACGTTGGTTATCATAACTCTTTTGTGATGTGATGCAGAATTCCTAAGAAAATATCCTTTGACTTACATTATTTCACTTCGTGATGAAGCCTGGGTGTCATTTTGCAATATCTTGATAAAGTGTGTAAATTCCGATAACATTATTataaatatgttatttatattttattgagttttgcaataaacaatttattatttcaatGCACTATGCATATGGGTCTTTCGATGTTTATCACTGGTGGTACCCTCCCTGGTTTTTTCGTATTCATGGATCATTCACTTACAGTTAATACAAGTTGAAGTCTCCTGATTGTCAAGTTCAGCGGTGAGTCAGAATGGTGGGtggtttgttttacgtctcatcgagaatttttcactaatttTAAGTCGTCACAAGCTATAGGTAAAGTaaaaaatttagacctatgcctAACGTTCAGGGCCGTATCAGGGTGGAACCCAACGTGATAAAAAAAAGACCATTACTTAGCTGAAACGAATTTTGACGAGATATaattgacccaatgattggTAGTATTGTAGAGTGTATAGCTGTCTCTATGGAAAACCGCattgttgttttaaatatatgtgTACATTTCTTCTTTCCTTAATTGTAATCATTGTAATATAGTTGGGGTATTACTACAAATGGAGGCTCTTTTCCCAACAACTCAAATCAGAAAAATCGCTTATTAATGTTAGAGACGtcaaacactatatgcagatTTTAAGTTGTAGTTAAAAAGCGAATACCATGCAAAAAGTATCTTTCTTGTCTTACAGAGAATGCATTTTTTATTGGCCTTCAACAATAGTAAAACTTTTATCGTAGCCACATTCCTGAACATCGAACTGAGCATCTAAGGTTAAGGTTGTGATCATCTTATCTGTGACagttttattctatttttagtaattCGTTCTACATGTAAATCATCAACAAAACATGTCGTGTTTGCAAGCGCTtctaaacatttcatcacatCAACAAATTGGTTTGTTTTGCTATggagaagtacatgtatatatccaaACGATAGTAAACGAAAAGGAATATCGGTCCAAAAGTGTAATTAGTTTTCGCTCCATTATCtataattggtaccgtatatcATCTATCTAAACAGATGATCCATTTAGTATAAATATCAGTTCAGAATGTGGCCCAATGTCTAGGTTTTAAGACTCACCTAAGTGCTTTCCCTGCTATTTTTCTGTGCAATTTCCATGTTGGTGAATAATTACCAAATACTATGTCTTTGCCTCCCTCGGTAAACGCATAATCTGAATGCACAATTTTtacacaaaaatgaaaatatatgtaatatctcTGTTTCGAAATTATGATAAATGATGGATCCTATTTTTACCCGTTTCGAATTTTGCTCTTCCAGCAAAATCTGCTTTCTTTTCCACCAAAGCCTCAAGTACGGCGTCTATATCATTCAGAACAATCCATGTCTTAGGACCTGTGTAATAGAATGGTATCAAAAGATGCTGAGTATATGGAAGATAGATGTGTTCCTGTCATACATTTTTTCAAACAATATAATcgtaatcttttttttttttttttttttttttttagaaaacaaCCCCACACTATCAAATGCTTTCAAACTCATAAACTGTTTACGGAATATAAAGAAAACTAACCAAAATACAGCCGTACAATTGGACCATACTTCTTGGAGAGCTCGACAAGTTTTTTGTGAACTTCAAGAGAGTTATAGACTGAAATATAAAGAGTAAAGACAATTTCTTTAAAGTCCTTTTAATAAACCAGACTCGAACTTTAGTAAGCGCGAGAAAGTGGGATTTTTTTCGCATAAATTTATTCTTTATTCcactaaaattaattttacttcaGCATGAATAAACAGTTACACTAGATATCAGAATTGCTACCCATGATTAAGAAGTTTTTACCTTTGTTTGTTTCTATTACGTCATTCGGAGAATTTTtccttcatacatgtatcaagacATCCCCAGATTTAGGTGAAGTGCCATGAATTgagtacctacatgtatgagTGATTCAGGGACGCCATGAATTGAGTACCTATGAGTAAGGCTCAAACCAATAACTCCCGATCATGAAACGATCTATTCACTGATCCAGCGCAATTGATCTATTGTAGAATATTTATACTTatactaacaactcaactgtatgacaaacgggatgatttcagcttctccatcgtcaacttcccacatttatgtagcaatattccattatcacctgcatatggtgtttatatatctcaactgattcgatattcaagagcttgttctgggtatagtcagtttttaaatcgaggtaagctactgataaacaagttgatagtacagggatttcaacagtctcaattgaagtcagcatttcgcaaattctatggtcgttataacgatctagttcgtcaatacaacctcgcattgggtcaaatgctgtctgacatgtttcataccgattgttaagccgttcttggcacactgattttgactgcggataactccgtttacctgatcaggatatggggctcacggcgggtgtgaccggtcaacaggggatgcttactcctcctaggcacctgatcccacctctggtgtgtccaggggtccgtgtttgcccaactatctattttgtattgcttataggagttatgagattgatcactgttcgttatcttcaccttgcatattcaTTCTTTCCCCCTTAAAATTGTTAGCAATTCAATCCGAATGCTATTTTCTcatgtactttcatttttgcgCAGAGAATTTTGAAGTGCTACCAACCGGAACGtcacaataaaatattttagtcTCTGAAAAGCCACCGAAATGTTTATTTCCGGTGCTGGTTTGGGAAGGGGAGCAGGGAGAGTACTTTCATCCCTTGGAAACGTAGACAGATCAATCTGAAGTCAAATTTTTGTCAGACTTCTGATATAAAAATTCATGATGACaccatttcttttattttctaaacATTCGAAATGGATGTTTTCTTCATTTCCACTTGGAGACCGTTAAATGACATAATCATTCGGTGACTTTTTAGTGGTCATTCAGAAAACTGAAATTGATTTTAGCCAAGTGTGAAAGCATACCTTTATAATGTCCAATAAGTGGTATGCACCATGGTCCAGGTGGCAGACGATACCGCAGTCGTCTGATGACATAATACACCAGAAGGCCTATACTTAGTCCCGCTAACACAGTTTGGACATTAAGATACACGTCAGTCATGATGTCGAGTCTCTCCAATTCATTCTGAATAAAGAAAAATGGTCTTCAAAAGATCTGAGTTATGAGAATTGATTTGACACATTTGTTagtgatatatattttaaaatgggtCTGTATTTCTTTGTAAAGTGAATAAAGTTTCAAAAGTTAAAATATGAGGAACGCAATGCATAACAATAAGCACATTATAACGTCACTCATAGGAGAACAGTTACACGTACATTTACCAATTTATACCTTGTATATGGACTTCTGTTGTTTAGTTCAGTGCAAGATAATGACTAAAGCATGTGAACTATGATAAATTTTTCTTTCACACTAAATCAATATCACTGCGGTATAGAtagattttgactgcggataactccgtttacctgatcatgatatagggctcacggcgggtgtgaccggtcaacaggggatgcttactcctcctggacacctgatcccacctctggtgtgtccaggggtccgtgtttgcccaactatctattttgtattgcttataggagttatgagattgatcactgttcgttatcttcaccttgcatagaggGAATCTTTTTAATTCAGCATGTGCAACAACATTTGGAGTGGTTTTTGAATCACTCAAAGAAGTTGCTAACATATTTGTCAACCCCTTTCAATGTACTATATCCTTGATTAAGACTACTGAACATTaagtggcaagaaatgaaatatacagcactTGTGGTTTCCATCCGTTACAGTCAAaacatgtgacgtcacaatgctaTAGGCAGATGCTAACACCAGCGCGGAATGAAAATATCTACATGCATCGCCGCACGGACGGGAAAATTTTTTTCAGTGCGGAGTTTGAAAACATAggattgaaattcaaatatctAAGTTGATTTTCAATCCATATAATTTTACACTTATAAACGaattataattttaaacaaatgtataAACGAGTTAGCATTCACCCATTCAAACGAAAAATATGAGACGGTCTATACTCGGGGAGAAATTATATTAAAGAAGAATATTCATCTAATGACtttaaatcattaattataaCATGGCTTATAGAGATTAAGCAAATGCTAATAAGGGTTCAATTcatgaagtattttttttttttttttaaaaactcccATGGgaatccggattagaataggttctcagtatcccttgcttgtcgtaaaaggcgactacaTGGGACGGTGCGTCGAATCAGACCGCAAAAACCGGGgcccctgtgtcacagcaggtgtggcacgataaagattcctcactgctcaataaccataagcaccgagcatagacctaaaatTTTGAAGCCCTACATCGGTAATGGTGACGgctccatatgagagaaaaattctcgagagggacgttaaaataTATCCACGCGTAAGCAATTTTTTTcagcaatgattgctaccttcatcacccgatgaaacaacaaagaaagacattttattgtttatatttatatttgtatgtattatttaaaaatacacaatataaacaagaattaagatctaaaatatcatatggttgacccatctGTTACgttaaatggaacagccaaagcgccctttgaccttgatgacactccatatttggtaatgatttgaCAGACATGTGGTACtagaaaaccggatcgaactagtttacAACAAACGtgtatttattgcatgatgaaaacaatgtcaatttcaaaagaaatataagagaaaagattcagtgtaTGCAAATATAATGTAATGAATGCAATAAGGTGAGATGAAATTAAGAATGTCATATACATTATAACAAAAGATGTAAGAATGAAGCAAGACGAAGGCAaatagaaaattgaaatatgataaTGTGACATGAAAGTAAGAATGTCATGTTGCAAATAGGAATTTAGAATTAAGAATGGAAATTAAAATGTTAAAAGGTAACATGGAATTAAAAATGTCATTAAGTAAAATCAAAGTTAGGATTAAGAATATAAGAAGGATGAATGGAATTAAGGCGGCAATTCCCTTCCATACTTAggaaaaattattttcttgggtgaatgaatttctatgaaaagtgaagataacgaaaattgatcaatttcataaatcccaaaaagaatacaaaattaagaatagagcaaacacgaaccctggacacgccagagtttgggtgcctaggaggagtaagcatcccctatttaTATTCCCAgtactatcatgcaataaatgtatattgtcatATCTTCCATCGGTGATGGTTGCTTTTGACGGATGCACAGTTTTTCTGTGGTATGCATGATTCAAGAGTAGCTACGTACATGGCTCTTTGTACTAAGCTTACTAGTATTAATTTAGATATACAGTTTTAAGTTATTCATTAGACGTCGAAATATATACGACTTAAATATGAAGTATATAATAGTGATATAACACTTACACATTATTATCAGTCTGCTAATCATACACATTCATCGCAATAATGCACGGATGATGAAAACAAACTGGGACATTAGGTTAAAAAAATCTAGTGCATTGACCTACGTGCACGGCGATAATAATTTATGGCTATTCGTTCACAGTTATAGACATTGGGTGAAATTGTACCTTTAATGAATGGTCATGTAATAGTCACTGCACAATTACAAAGAGGCCGACGCTGCCATTGAGCAACATTGATTCATTTGCATTAACATAGTGTGAGATACACTTGTGTCTTTCATCCTCTCCGCCCTCTTTCTTTCAGATTGCGTACAGTATATACTCCATATATGTGATTTCTACATCTTTGTGGCTTTCTAGTTTGCTTCGACCAATGCACAACCCCAACCGTAGACgaaaataaaaagaaactatttcattttgtttacttGGTTGCACGTCCAgtaaacatgtcaaaatatttaatACACGCGGAATAAATCATTTTACAGTTATTTaatgatagaatggaataagcaaagagggTCAACTGTCAAAGTCACATCATGCAAAATCTAGAAGCATACGCCTACTACCTTTGAAACATGGCATGGCCACCAAGGAAACGCATCAAATGCGGACAGCTCTTCGTCTGATATGACTGTGATAGATCGGTGATGTGCACTTACCAAAAATAGTATTCCCTTTATCTGATACATTCCTCACAATGAAATGATAAACTGCATTTATATTCCGTATTGTCACTCCTTTACACAGAAGGCAATACACGTATAATCCGTTACTAATATGCGTTTTCAATGAGGGGGACTATCAAAGTAGAACATTTTCTCCGTAGAGTGCATGGATGTCTGTGTAATTCTTGGAGTTTAGCTACAAACACTGTACCTGTGGTAAATCTGCATATACTTATATAAGTCTGAGAGGCGTATGAACACTCTCGAGCATGGCGTCTACATCTCGACACCACGAGTGCAGAATAAAAACAAAGTTTGTTG encodes the following:
- the LOC125651742 gene encoding steroid 17-alpha-hydroxylase/17,20 lyase-like isoform X2, producing the protein MYQIKGILFLNELERLDIMTDVYLNVQTVLAGLSIGLLVYYVIRRLRYRLPPGPWCIPLIGHYKVYNSLEVHKKLVELSKKYGPIVRLYFGPKTWIVLNDIDAVLEALVEKKADFAGRAKFETDYAFTEGGKDIVFGNYSPTWKLHRKIAGKALRRYLQGDLLDNMIQDNMNKFLNKMTEQKDPFIFKDYVDLMIFHQLYTICFGEKRPIDDPEVKKLLELGEDLNRCLTVGLLEDVVPYLKDIYTTAGWRSFRDTTDQILKILRTKFKQHMDTFEPGVNRDFIDSMLIARHEAENEGDEAVLEKLDDTHLIQTVSDIFFGGVITTRYTMDWFVYFMTKHPDIQTQCQMEIDRVVDSGRPSMKHRKNLDFTEACLFESMRLGCVFGIGIPHMAICDSQIGGYDIPKGTTIVINYWALHHDPKYWKDSEKFDPYRYLDENGKMKSITPKSWLPFSAGRRVCLGETVAKPELLLMCANLLQRFEIRLPDGIKPNLEYKMMGFGVEIPSEYKIVVKERLEMK
- the LOC125651742 gene encoding steroid 17-alpha-hydroxylase/17,20 lyase-like isoform X1 yields the protein MYQIKGILFLVSAHHRSITVISDEELSAFDAFPWWPCHVSKNELERLDIMTDVYLNVQTVLAGLSIGLLVYYVIRRLRYRLPPGPWCIPLIGHYKVYNSLEVHKKLVELSKKYGPIVRLYFGPKTWIVLNDIDAVLEALVEKKADFAGRAKFETDYAFTEGGKDIVFGNYSPTWKLHRKIAGKALRRYLQGDLLDNMIQDNMNKFLNKMTEQKDPFIFKDYVDLMIFHQLYTICFGEKRPIDDPEVKKLLELGEDLNRCLTVGLLEDVVPYLKDIYTTAGWRSFRDTTDQILKILRTKFKQHMDTFEPGVNRDFIDSMLIARHEAENEGDEAVLEKLDDTHLIQTVSDIFFGGVITTRYTMDWFVYFMTKHPDIQTQCQMEIDRVVDSGRPSMKHRKNLDFTEACLFESMRLGCVFGIGIPHMAICDSQIGGYDIPKGTTIVINYWALHHDPKYWKDSEKFDPYRYLDENGKMKSITPKSWLPFSAGRRVCLGETVAKPELLLMCANLLQRFEIRLPDGIKPNLEYKMMGFGVEIPSEYKIVVKERLEMK
- the LOC125651742 gene encoding steroid 17-alpha-hydroxylase/17,20 lyase-like isoform X3, which codes for MTDVYLNVQTVLAGLSIGLLVYYVIRRLRYRLPPGPWCIPLIGHYKVYNSLEVHKKLVELSKKYGPIVRLYFGPKTWIVLNDIDAVLEALVEKKADFAGRAKFETDYAFTEGGKDIVFGNYSPTWKLHRKIAGKALRRYLQGDLLDNMIQDNMNKFLNKMTEQKDPFIFKDYVDLMIFHQLYTICFGEKRPIDDPEVKKLLELGEDLNRCLTVGLLEDVVPYLKDIYTTAGWRSFRDTTDQILKILRTKFKQHMDTFEPGVNRDFIDSMLIARHEAENEGDEAVLEKLDDTHLIQTVSDIFFGGVITTRYTMDWFVYFMTKHPDIQTQCQMEIDRVVDSGRPSMKHRKNLDFTEACLFESMRLGCVFGIGIPHMAICDSQIGGYDIPKGTTIVINYWALHHDPKYWKDSEKFDPYRYLDENGKMKSITPKSWLPFSAGRRVCLGETVAKPELLLMCANLLQRFEIRLPDGIKPNLEYKMMGFGVEIPSEYKIVVKERLEMK